One genomic region from Streptomyces venezuelae encodes:
- the coaE gene encoding dephospho-CoA kinase, which produces MLKVGLTGGIGAGKSEVSRLLVSYGAVLIDADRIAREVVEPGTPGLAAVVEAFGDGVLTESGTLDRPKLGSIVFADADRLATLNAIVHPLVGARSAELESRAGAGDVVVHDVPLLTENGLAPLYDLVVVVDASPETQLDRLVRLRGMDASEARARMAAQAARAQRLAIADLVIDNDGPLESLEPQVRKVWDELERRAAAPA; this is translated from the coding sequence ATGCTGAAGGTGGGCCTGACCGGCGGGATCGGCGCCGGCAAGAGCGAAGTGTCGCGGCTGCTCGTCTCGTACGGGGCCGTGCTGATCGACGCGGATCGGATCGCCCGCGAGGTCGTCGAACCCGGGACACCGGGGCTCGCGGCCGTCGTGGAGGCGTTCGGGGACGGCGTCCTGACCGAGAGCGGGACGCTCGACCGTCCGAAGCTCGGCTCCATCGTGTTCGCCGACGCCGACCGGCTGGCCACCCTGAACGCCATCGTGCACCCCCTGGTCGGGGCCCGGTCGGCGGAGCTGGAGAGCCGGGCGGGCGCCGGAGACGTCGTCGTCCACGACGTACCCCTGCTCACCGAGAACGGACTCGCGCCGCTGTACGACCTGGTCGTGGTCGTGGACGCGTCCCCCGAGACCCAGCTCGACCGGCTCGTACGCCTCCGGGGCATGGACGCCTCCGAGGCCCGCGCCCGGATGGCCGCCCAGGCCGCGCGTGCTCAGCGGCTGGCGATCGCGGACCTCGTGATCGACAACGACGGTCCGCTGGAGTCGCTGGAACCGCAGGTGCGGAAGGTCTGGGACGAGCTGGAGCGGCGGGCCGCCGCCCCGGCCTGA
- a CDS encoding cupin domain-containing protein yields MGLGLDIGEAARVARRRRSRPVAGTGAAVAVVPSATVASPGSGVSGTVLAKGTSDGELKVEPPEGDTDVVVRTITIAPGGSTGWHHHPGQVIAVVQAGTLTRTLDDCSVEVTSAGGAFVEASGGEHVHVGRNLGSEPVVLYVTYLLPKGAPLSIDEPAPACAPA; encoded by the coding sequence ATGGGGCTGGGGCTGGACATAGGCGAGGCGGCGCGCGTCGCGCGCCGCCGCAGAAGTCGTCCCGTCGCGGGCACGGGCGCCGCGGTGGCGGTCGTACCGTCCGCCACGGTGGCCTCGCCCGGCAGCGGCGTCAGTGGAACCGTGCTCGCCAAGGGCACCTCGGACGGCGAGCTGAAGGTCGAGCCGCCCGAGGGCGACACCGATGTCGTCGTCCGGACCATCACCATCGCCCCCGGTGGTTCGACCGGCTGGCACCACCATCCCGGACAGGTCATCGCCGTCGTCCAGGCCGGCACGCTCACCCGTACCCTCGACGACTGTTCGGTCGAAGTGACCTCGGCGGGCGGGGCGTTCGTCGAAGCCTCGGGCGGGGAGCACGTCCACGTCGGCCGCAACCTCGGCAGCGAGCCCGTCGTCCTGTACGTGACCTACCTGCTGCCCAAGGGGGCACCGCTCTCGATCGACGAGCCGGCCCCGGCCTGCGCCCCGGCCTGA
- a CDS encoding chaplin, translated as MRQIRRSGLATLMVTGGALALSAGAAHADAGAEGAAVGSPGVVSGNTVQLPVHVPVNVCGNTVNVIGLLNPAAGNSCANKSAAPEPGGYGEEDGGRSHKDLPGTPRGGEQGGGSEGGSAGGGSSNGGGATAETHTEGSPGILSGNGLQLPIDLPVNVSGNSVNVVGIGNPAVGNTAVNGPGKPAQPIEKPTPRPQTPVRNVPVPRAEETPKPAPAPVPAPAHAPQSESDDVALAATGSETVGYAAAGSAALLLGGALMYRRARRAGDQA; from the coding sequence ATGAGGCAGATTCGCCGAAGTGGTCTGGCCACACTGATGGTCACGGGTGGGGCGCTCGCGCTCTCGGCGGGCGCCGCCCATGCAGACGCCGGTGCCGAGGGCGCCGCGGTCGGTTCGCCGGGGGTGGTCTCCGGCAACACGGTCCAGCTGCCCGTGCACGTACCGGTCAACGTCTGCGGCAACACGGTCAACGTCATCGGGCTGCTCAACCCGGCGGCCGGCAACAGCTGTGCCAACAAGTCGGCCGCGCCCGAGCCGGGCGGCTACGGCGAGGAGGACGGCGGCCGGTCGCACAAGGACCTGCCCGGCACCCCGCGCGGCGGCGAGCAGGGCGGCGGCTCCGAGGGCGGCTCCGCTGGGGGCGGCTCCTCCAACGGCGGTGGCGCCACCGCCGAGACCCACACCGAGGGTTCCCCCGGCATCCTCTCGGGCAACGGCCTCCAGCTGCCGATCGACCTTCCCGTGAACGTCAGCGGGAACTCGGTCAACGTCGTCGGCATCGGCAACCCGGCCGTCGGCAACACCGCGGTCAACGGCCCCGGCAAGCCCGCCCAGCCGATCGAGAAGCCGACGCCGCGCCCGCAGACCCCCGTCAGGAACGTGCCGGTTCCGCGCGCCGAGGAGACCCCGAAGCCCGCCCCCGCGCCCGTGCCCGCCCCCGCTCACGCACCGCAGAGCGAGTCCGACGACGTCGCGCTGGCCGCGACGGGCTCGGAGACCGTCGGCTACGCCGCCGCGGGGAGCGCCGCGCTGCTGCTCGGCGGCGCCCTGATGTACCGCCGCGCCCGCCGCGCCGGGGACCAGGCCTGA
- a CDS encoding winged helix-turn-helix transcriptional regulator, with translation MPRQPRRRSYDQHCAAARALDLVGDRWTLLVVRELLAGPRRYTDLHADLPGVSTDMLAGRLKDMEGAELVTRRRLPPPASASVYELTPRGRDLLPVLRSLAAWGAPELGEPRPTDAVRAHWYAIPLLGPLAELGPGVVQVSLDEGEFHVRIGGDGSVAYGDGTYGDGATGAPDARLRTDVATCRALAEGELTLAAAIESGRATLERTASAVQAR, from the coding sequence ATGCCACGTCAGCCACGCCGCCGCAGCTACGACCAGCACTGCGCCGCAGCGCGCGCCCTCGACCTCGTCGGCGACCGCTGGACCCTGCTCGTCGTCCGCGAACTCCTCGCCGGTCCGCGCCGCTACACCGACCTCCACGCCGACCTCCCGGGCGTCAGCACCGACATGCTCGCCGGACGCCTCAAGGACATGGAGGGTGCCGAGCTCGTCACCCGCCGCCGACTGCCCCCGCCCGCCTCGGCGTCCGTGTACGAACTCACCCCGCGCGGCCGGGACCTGCTGCCCGTCCTGCGCTCGCTCGCCGCGTGGGGGGCGCCCGAGCTGGGCGAACCGCGGCCGACCGACGCCGTCCGTGCGCACTGGTACGCGATCCCGCTCCTCGGACCGCTCGCGGAACTGGGCCCCGGGGTCGTCCAGGTGAGCCTGGACGAGGGGGAGTTCCATGTACGGATCGGGGGCGACGGGAGCGTGGCGTACGGGGACGGGACGTACGGGGACGGGGCGACGGGCGCCCCCGATGCCCGGCTGCGGACCGACGTGGCGACCTGCCGGGCCCTCGCCGAGGGGGAGTTGACGCTCGCCGCGGCGATCGAGTCGGGGCGGGCAACCCTCGAACGTACCGCATCGGCCGTGCAGGCGCGCTGA
- a CDS encoding DEAD/DEAH box helicase, which translates to MAHTWTTSAAVFLSAALPREGRVAFWAPDGDALPDPAESGAERVELTVVRRHGSGARSRAVPAVTLPVAAALPHLVAARRHPAAHPATACWGAAALHALQLVARGRLLPGLTADDMDAWRAGPLDADDIAHLRAVAAAMPYEAHAVPAPGPGPLRLPDPEALVRAFLDAVADTLPRTPAAAHAVGAPFAARAPQHLPRARAWAAEAAAGMDAGVRVSLRLDLSGYELFDIADTAAGEEGGAERQAAAAVLQIHSLADPTLVIDALALWAGEGEHFGPRARIDAVLALRRAARVWPPLARLLERDVPDVLAVSEDELYELLGPAAARLADAGIALHWPRELARSLSASAVVRPALSAPGSATDGTAFFDSEELLRFNWQLALDGDPLTEREMDLLAEAHRPVVRLRDQWVVVDPDLVRKARKRELGLLEPVDALAVALTGTAEVDGETVPAVPVGALAALRDRLMAGPETVQAPPGLTATLRDYQLRGLAWLDLMTSLGLGGCLADDMGLGKTVTLIALHLRRARRAPTLVVCPASLLGNWQREIEKFAPGTPVRRFHGADRGLDGVDGGFVLTTYGTLRTSAAQLAEREWGMVVADEAQHVKNPFSATAKALREIPAPARVALTGTPVENNLSELWALLDWTTPGLLGPLKAFRSRHARAVENNEEIEHAEAVERLARLVRPFLLRRRKSDPGIVPELPPKTESDHPVSLTREQASLYEAVVRETMAQIEAAEGMARRGLVMKLLTSLKQICNHPAQYLKEQAPRGSGTARLAGRSGKLALLDELLDTILAEDGSVLVFTQYVSMARLLADHLAARGIQAQLLHGGTPVAERERMVDRFQAGEIPVFLLSLKAAGTGLNLTRAGHVVHYDRWWNPAVEEQATDRAYRIGQTQPVQVHRLVAEGTVEDRIAEMLLAKRALADAVLGSGEAALTELTDRELADLVSLRRHA; encoded by the coding sequence GTGGCACACACCTGGACGACCAGCGCCGCCGTCTTCCTGTCGGCCGCCCTGCCCCGCGAGGGCCGCGTCGCCTTCTGGGCCCCCGACGGCGACGCGCTGCCGGACCCGGCGGAGAGCGGCGCGGAGCGCGTCGAGCTGACCGTCGTCCGGAGGCACGGAAGCGGCGCCCGCTCACGGGCCGTGCCCGCCGTCACCCTCCCCGTCGCCGCCGCGCTGCCCCATCTCGTCGCGGCCCGCCGCCACCCCGCCGCGCACCCCGCCACCGCCTGCTGGGGGGCCGCCGCCCTGCACGCCCTCCAGCTGGTCGCCCGCGGCAGGCTGCTGCCCGGCCTCACCGCCGACGACATGGACGCCTGGCGGGCCGGCCCGCTGGACGCCGACGACATCGCCCACCTGCGGGCCGTCGCCGCGGCCATGCCGTACGAGGCGCACGCCGTGCCCGCCCCCGGACCCGGCCCGCTCCGCCTGCCCGATCCCGAGGCGCTCGTGCGCGCCTTCCTCGACGCGGTCGCCGACACCCTGCCCCGTACGCCGGCCGCCGCCCACGCGGTCGGGGCGCCGTTCGCGGCCCGCGCGCCGCAGCACCTGCCCCGCGCGCGTGCCTGGGCGGCGGAGGCCGCAGCCGGGATGGACGCGGGGGTACGGGTCTCGCTCCGCCTCGACCTGTCGGGGTACGAGCTGTTCGACATCGCCGACACCGCCGCGGGGGAGGAGGGCGGCGCCGAGCGTCAGGCCGCCGCCGCGGTCCTCCAGATCCACAGCCTCGCCGACCCGACCCTCGTCATCGACGCCCTGGCCCTGTGGGCGGGGGAAGGCGAGCACTTCGGGCCGCGCGCCCGGATCGACGCGGTGCTCGCCCTGCGCCGGGCCGCCCGCGTCTGGCCCCCGCTGGCCCGGCTCCTGGAGCGGGACGTGCCCGACGTCCTGGCCGTCAGCGAGGACGAGCTGTACGAACTGCTCGGCCCGGCGGCGGCCCGGCTCGCCGACGCCGGGATCGCCCTCCACTGGCCGCGCGAGCTGGCCCGCTCGCTGAGCGCCTCCGCCGTCGTCCGCCCCGCCCTCTCCGCGCCCGGCTCCGCGACCGACGGCACGGCCTTCTTCGACAGCGAGGAGCTCCTGCGGTTCAACTGGCAGCTGGCTCTCGACGGCGATCCCCTCACCGAGCGGGAGATGGACCTCCTCGCCGAGGCCCACCGGCCCGTCGTGCGCCTCCGCGACCAGTGGGTCGTCGTCGACCCCGACCTCGTCCGCAAGGCCCGCAAGCGCGAGCTGGGCCTGCTGGAACCGGTCGACGCGCTCGCCGTCGCCCTCACCGGCACCGCGGAGGTGGACGGCGAGACCGTCCCCGCCGTCCCCGTCGGGGCGCTCGCCGCCCTCCGGGACCGGCTCATGGCCGGCCCCGAGACCGTGCAGGCCCCGCCCGGCCTGACCGCCACCCTCCGCGACTACCAGCTCCGCGGCCTCGCCTGGCTGGACCTGATGACCTCGCTCGGCCTCGGCGGCTGCCTCGCCGACGACATGGGCCTCGGCAAGACCGTCACGCTCATCGCCCTCCACCTGCGCCGCGCCCGCCGCGCCCCCACCCTCGTCGTCTGCCCGGCATCCCTCCTCGGCAACTGGCAGCGGGAGATCGAGAAGTTCGCCCCCGGCACCCCGGTGCGCCGCTTCCACGGCGCCGACCGCGGACTCGACGGCGTGGACGGCGGTTTCGTCCTCACCACCTACGGCACCCTGCGCACCAGCGCCGCCCAACTCGCCGAGCGGGAGTGGGGCATGGTCGTCGCCGACGAGGCGCAGCACGTCAAGAACCCGTTCTCCGCGACCGCGAAGGCGCTGCGCGAGATCCCGGCACCGGCGCGGGTCGCCCTGACAGGCACCCCCGTGGAGAACAACCTCTCCGAACTGTGGGCGCTCCTCGACTGGACCACCCCCGGTCTCCTCGGCCCGCTCAAGGCCTTCCGCTCCCGCCACGCCCGTGCCGTCGAGAACAACGAGGAGATCGAGCACGCGGAGGCCGTCGAGCGGCTCGCCCGGCTCGTACGGCCCTTCCTGCTGCGCCGCCGCAAGTCCGACCCCGGGATCGTCCCCGAGCTGCCGCCCAAGACCGAGTCCGACCATCCCGTGTCCCTCACCCGGGAACAGGCCTCGCTGTACGAGGCGGTCGTCCGCGAGACGATGGCGCAGATCGAGGCCGCCGAGGGCATGGCCCGCCGCGGGCTCGTCATGAAGCTGCTGACCTCCCTCAAGCAGATCTGCAACCACCCCGCGCAGTACCTCAAGGAGCAGGCGCCGCGCGGCAGCGGCACCGCCCGGCTGGCCGGCCGCTCCGGGAAGCTCGCCCTGCTCGACGAGCTCCTCGACACGATCCTCGCCGAGGACGGCTCCGTGCTCGTCTTCACCCAGTACGTGTCGATGGCCAGGCTCCTCGCCGATCACCTGGCCGCGCGCGGCATCCAGGCCCAACTGCTCCACGGCGGCACCCCGGTGGCCGAGCGCGAGCGGATGGTCGACCGCTTCCAGGCCGGCGAGATCCCCGTCTTCCTGCTCTCCCTGAAGGCCGCGGGGACGGGCCTCAACCTCACCCGCGCCGGCCACGTCGTGCACTACGACCGCTGGTGGAACCCGGCCGTCGAGGAGCAGGCCACCGACCGGGCCTACCGGATCGGACAGACCCAGCCGGTGCAGGTCCACCGCCTCGTCGCCGAGGGCACGGTCGAGGACCGCATCGCCGAGATGCTGCTCGCCAAGCGGGCCCTGGCCGATGCCGTCCTCGGCTCCGGCGAGGCCGCCCTGACCGAGCTGACCGACCGCGAGCTGGCCGACCTGGTGTCCCTGAGGAGGCACGCGTGA
- a CDS encoding tetratricopeptide repeat protein, translating to MADTNPETHVIDFRAAEHLLAARDPRGAVKLLDSVIAAHPENTAARLLRARAFFAAAQLRPAQLEFELVLEREPDNAFAHFALARTFERSGQTAQATRHFRLAAALDPKPEYLQAAGFDTRN from the coding sequence GTGGCCGACACGAACCCGGAAACGCACGTCATCGACTTCCGCGCCGCCGAGCATCTGCTGGCCGCGCGGGACCCGCGTGGCGCCGTGAAGCTGCTGGACTCGGTGATCGCCGCCCACCCCGAGAACACGGCCGCGCGACTGCTGCGGGCCCGGGCGTTCTTCGCCGCCGCCCAGCTCCGTCCGGCCCAGCTGGAGTTCGAGCTGGTCCTGGAGCGCGAGCCGGACAACGCGTTCGCCCACTTCGCCCTGGCCCGCACCTTCGAGCGCTCCGGGCAGACCGCGCAGGCCACCCGGCACTTCCGGCTCGCCGCCGCGCTCGACCCGAAGCCGGAGTACCTCCAGGCGGCGGGGTTCGACACGCGGAACTGA
- a CDS encoding SWIM zinc finger family protein, whose product MNHLRSARGGLPRHDDRRRSFPQVAPRDAPDGRFAATWWGNAWVEALEGTALDPARLARGKAYAGRGHVDAITVTPGRVVAYVHGSRTRPYRTEIRMRTLGDDGWERFLDEATARPDHIAALLDKDVPHALEAVTGLLPAPGDLVPDCSCPDDGYPCKHAAALCYQAARLLDEDPFVLFLMRGRGEQELLAELTRRNAARSAAETTAAAPPMPTVPARAALAATAAGLLPLPRPLALPDRPGRPAVFPPDPEAPDPLALDLLASEAAVRAHTFLATGHDPVAALTPWQDAVRLAAAHPGSGLTASTRALYRDLAYALDRTPTDLARAVAAWRQGGAAGLAVLEEPWDPPAGPFDRARPALLAADFPAFRPWRNRLSTESLQLRLGRDGLWYGYESDAGREDWWPRGEPDPDPVGALTDLLGR is encoded by the coding sequence GTGAACCACCTGCGCTCCGCCCGCGGGGGCCTGCCCCGTCACGACGACCGCCGCCGGAGCTTCCCGCAGGTCGCGCCCCGCGACGCGCCCGACGGACGGTTCGCCGCCACATGGTGGGGGAACGCCTGGGTCGAGGCGCTGGAGGGCACCGCCCTCGACCCGGCGCGCCTCGCACGCGGGAAGGCGTACGCAGGGCGCGGCCACGTCGATGCGATCACCGTCACCCCCGGCCGGGTCGTCGCCTACGTCCACGGCAGCCGCACCCGCCCGTACCGCACCGAGATCAGGATGCGGACCCTCGGCGACGACGGCTGGGAGCGGTTCCTCGACGAGGCCACCGCCCGCCCCGATCACATCGCCGCCCTCCTCGACAAGGACGTGCCGCACGCCCTGGAGGCCGTCACCGGCCTGCTGCCCGCGCCGGGGGACCTCGTCCCCGACTGCTCCTGCCCGGACGACGGTTACCCCTGCAAGCACGCCGCCGCGCTCTGCTACCAGGCGGCGAGACTCCTCGACGAGGACCCGTTCGTCCTCTTCCTGATGCGCGGTCGCGGCGAGCAGGAGCTGCTCGCCGAGCTCACCCGGCGCAACGCCGCCCGGTCCGCCGCCGAGACGACCGCCGCCGCGCCGCCGATGCCGACGGTCCCCGCCCGCGCCGCGCTCGCCGCGACGGCGGCCGGACTCCTGCCGCTTCCCCGGCCGTTGGCGCTTCCCGACCGGCCGGGCCGTCCGGCCGTCTTCCCGCCCGATCCCGAGGCCCCCGATCCGCTCGCCCTCGACCTCCTGGCGAGCGAGGCCGCGGTCCGCGCCCACACCTTCCTCGCCACCGGACACGACCCGGTCGCCGCGCTCACCCCGTGGCAGGACGCGGTCCGGCTGGCCGCAGCGCACCCCGGTTCCGGGCTCACCGCCTCGACCCGCGCTCTCTACCGCGACCTGGCCTACGCGTTGGACCGCACACCCACGGACCTGGCCCGGGCCGTCGCCGCCTGGCGGCAGGGCGGCGCCGCCGGACTCGCGGTCCTGGAGGAGCCCTGGGACCCGCCGGCCGGCCCGTTCGACCGGGCCCGACCCGCGCTGCTCGCCGCCGACTTCCCCGCCTTCCGCCCCTGGCGCAACCGGCTTTCGACGGAATCCCTCCAGCTCAGGCTGGGCCGGGACGGCCTCTGGTACGGCTACGAGTCGGACGCGGGCCGCGAGGACTGGTGGCCGCGCGGCGAGCCCGATCCGGACCCGGTAGGCGCCCTCACCGACCTCCTGGGAAGGTGA
- a CDS encoding MerR family transcriptional regulator yields the protein MRIGELARRTGVSPRALRHYEQAGLIASTRADNGYRVYGEGAVARVSNIRYLLAAGLTLDDVSAFRSCLDGDMPSAVPSARGLEIARERLAVLDARIAAQTAARDRLAAALADAQPWSQAGAQAGAGSSIESGAPLGSR from the coding sequence TTGCGCATCGGTGAACTGGCCCGGCGGACAGGGGTGTCGCCGCGCGCGCTGCGCCACTACGAGCAGGCGGGACTGATCGCGTCGACCCGGGCGGACAACGGATACCGGGTGTACGGGGAAGGCGCCGTCGCGCGCGTGTCCAACATCCGCTACCTGCTGGCCGCCGGGCTCACGCTGGACGACGTGTCCGCGTTCCGCTCCTGCCTCGACGGCGACATGCCCTCGGCCGTGCCGTCCGCCCGCGGGCTGGAGATCGCCCGCGAGCGACTGGCCGTCCTCGACGCGCGGATCGCGGCGCAGACCGCGGCCCGGGACCGGCTGGCGGCCGCCCTGGCGGACGCTCAGCCCTGGTCTCAGGCCGGGGCGCAGGCCGGGGCCGGCTCGTCGATCGAGAGCGGTGCCCCCTTGGGCAGCAGGTAG
- a CDS encoding DUF6343 family protein, whose translation MRSGNEPATARSPLRMRFWLAVWGLLWAVFGTTVFSLVGRPGWAAACGVLFLVVVCDLAMVLHHIHQGPHWQPGRNIPPYEPDHGGTGR comes from the coding sequence ATGCGTTCCGGGAACGAACCGGCGACCGCGCGCAGTCCCCTGCGCATGCGGTTCTGGCTGGCTGTGTGGGGACTGCTCTGGGCCGTCTTCGGCACGACCGTCTTCTCACTGGTGGGCCGTCCCGGCTGGGCGGCGGCATGCGGGGTGCTCTTCCTCGTGGTGGTGTGCGACCTGGCGATGGTGCTGCACCACATCCACCAGGGCCCGCACTGGCAGCCGGGCCGGAACATCCCGCCGTACGAACCCGATCACGGCGGCACGGGCCGCTGA
- a CDS encoding SDR family NAD(P)-dependent oxidoreductase has translation MDTTTPTRVVVVTGAGTGIGRATARAFAGQGATVVAVGRRKEPLREAAEGHPGIHPFVADVTAEGAAEEIVEAAVTAHGRLDVLVNNAGISSGGPLGTLDRSVITPLLETNLVAPVLLTQAAVPALKESRGVVVNVSTAVGQRGWPANSVYPATKSALETLTRCWALELAPAGVRVVAVAPGAIDTPIADHMGLSPERLAALRAWQLTHTPLGRLGRPEEVARVITSLAAPDSGFVTGVILPVDGGALVT, from the coding sequence ATGGACACCACCACACCCACCAGGGTCGTCGTCGTCACGGGCGCGGGCACCGGCATCGGCCGGGCCACCGCGCGCGCCTTCGCCGGACAGGGGGCGACGGTCGTCGCCGTCGGCCGCAGGAAGGAGCCACTGCGGGAGGCCGCCGAGGGACACCCCGGGATCCACCCGTTCGTCGCGGACGTGACGGCGGAGGGGGCCGCCGAGGAGATCGTCGAGGCGGCCGTGACCGCCCACGGCCGCCTCGACGTCCTCGTCAACAACGCCGGGATCTCCTCCGGCGGCCCCCTCGGCACCCTCGACCGCTCCGTGATCACCCCGCTCCTGGAGACGAACCTCGTCGCCCCCGTCCTCCTCACCCAGGCCGCCGTCCCCGCGCTCAAGGAGTCCCGGGGCGTGGTGGTGAACGTGTCGACGGCGGTCGGGCAGCGCGGCTGGCCCGCCAACTCCGTCTATCCGGCGACCAAGAGCGCCCTGGAGACCCTGACCCGGTGCTGGGCACTGGAGCTCGCGCCCGCCGGAGTCCGCGTGGTGGCCGTCGCCCCCGGCGCGATCGACACCCCGATCGCCGACCACATGGGCCTCTCCCCCGAGCGGTTGGCGGCGCTGCGGGCCTGGCAGCTCACGCACACCCCGCTGGGGCGCCTCGGCAGGCCCGAGGAGGTCGCACGGGTGATCACCTCGCTCGCCGCGCCCGACTCGGGTTTCGTGACCGGCGTCATCCTGCCCGTCGACGGGGGCGCGCTGGTCACGTGA
- a CDS encoding DUF2293 domain-containing protein gives MDLVAPVVVEPLRRRRCSECLQGPLERMVVEFNTLVCLDCADLGHLVFLRRGDAALTRRAREGSTLWAVVVRHNKRRTRYERQGLLVEEAALARAEAACLADAEARARRRARDAARRAAVDAEITATLRAEILRLFPSCPGDRATEISEHASAKGSGRVGRTAAGRSLDRGAVTAAVRASVRHVDTPYDSLLMQGVPRHQARTRVAPAIEAVLRAWRHGAEDTRGPGRG, from the coding sequence GTGGACCTCGTCGCACCCGTCGTCGTGGAGCCGCTGCGGCGGCGCCGCTGCTCGGAGTGCCTCCAGGGGCCGCTGGAGCGGATGGTCGTCGAGTTCAACACACTGGTCTGCCTGGACTGCGCCGACCTGGGCCATCTGGTGTTCCTGCGCAGGGGGGACGCGGCGCTCACCCGGCGCGCCAGGGAGGGCAGCACCCTCTGGGCGGTGGTGGTACGGCACAACAAGCGCCGTACGCGGTACGAGCGTCAGGGCCTGCTCGTAGAGGAGGCGGCGCTGGCACGGGCGGAGGCGGCCTGCCTGGCGGACGCGGAGGCACGGGCCAGGCGACGGGCCCGGGACGCGGCGCGGCGGGCGGCGGTCGACGCCGAGATCACCGCGACCCTGCGGGCCGAGATCCTCCGCCTGTTCCCGTCCTGCCCGGGGGACCGGGCCACGGAGATCTCCGAGCACGCCTCGGCGAAGGGCAGCGGGCGCGTGGGGCGCACGGCCGCGGGCCGGTCGCTCGACCGGGGCGCCGTCACCGCCGCCGTACGCGCCTCCGTACGGCATGTCGACACACCGTACGACAGCCTGCTGATGCAGGGTGTTCCCCGGCACCAGGCCCGGACGAGGGTCGCTCCCGCCATCGAGGCGGTGCTCCGGGCCTGGCGCCACGGCGCCGAGGACACGCGCGGCCCGGGACGCGGCTGA
- a CDS encoding pyridoxal phosphate-dependent aminotransferase, with product MEFRQSSKLSEVCYEIRGPVIEHANALEEAGHSVLRLNTGNPALFGFEAPEEIVQDMIRMLPKAHGYTDSRGILSARRAVAQRYQAMGLPEVDVDDVFLGNGVSELVSMAVQALLEDGDEVLIPAPDFPLWTAVTTLAGGKAVHYLCDESADWYPDLDDMASKITDRTRAVVIINPNNPTGAVYPKEIVEGILDLARRHGLMVFADEIYDQIVYDEAVHYPAASLAPDLVVMTFGGLSKTYRVAGFRSGWLVVSGPKQHARNYLEGLTMLASMRLCPNAPAQYAIQAALGGRQSIHELTAPGGRLREQRDRAWEKLNEIPGVSCVKPKGALYAFPRLDPAVHKIHDDEKFVLDLLLREKIQVVQGTGFNWPRPDHFRILTLPYADDLDAAISRIGRFLSSYRQ from the coding sequence ATGGAGTTCCGGCAGTCGAGCAAGCTGAGCGAGGTCTGCTACGAGATCCGCGGTCCGGTGATCGAGCACGCCAACGCGCTGGAGGAGGCGGGCCACAGCGTCCTGCGCCTCAACACCGGAAACCCGGCGCTCTTCGGCTTCGAGGCGCCCGAGGAGATCGTCCAGGACATGATCCGGATGCTCCCCAAGGCCCACGGCTACACGGACTCCCGTGGCATCCTCTCGGCCCGCCGCGCCGTCGCCCAGCGCTACCAGGCCATGGGCCTGCCCGAGGTCGACGTCGACGACGTCTTCCTCGGCAACGGTGTGTCGGAACTGGTCTCCATGGCCGTCCAGGCCCTCCTGGAGGACGGCGACGAAGTCCTGATCCCCGCCCCTGACTTCCCGCTCTGGACGGCGGTCACCACCCTCGCCGGCGGCAAGGCGGTGCACTACCTCTGCGACGAGTCGGCCGACTGGTACCCGGACCTCGACGACATGGCGTCGAAGATCACCGACCGGACCCGGGCCGTCGTCATCATCAACCCCAACAACCCCACCGGGGCGGTCTATCCGAAGGAGATCGTCGAGGGCATCCTCGATCTCGCCCGCCGCCACGGCCTGATGGTCTTCGCCGACGAGATCTACGACCAGATCGTCTACGACGAGGCCGTCCACTACCCGGCCGCCTCCCTCGCCCCCGACCTGGTGGTCATGACCTTCGGCGGGCTCTCGAAGACGTACCGGGTGGCGGGCTTCCGCTCCGGCTGGCTGGTCGTCAGCGGACCGAAGCAGCACGCCAGGAACTACCTGGAGGGCCTCACCATGCTGGCCTCCATGCGGCTCTGCCCCAACGCCCCCGCCCAGTACGCCATCCAGGCCGCGCTCGGCGGCCGGCAGTCGATCCACGAGCTCACCGCCCCCGGCGGCCGGCTGCGCGAACAGCGCGACCGGGCCTGGGAGAAGCTCAACGAGATCCCCGGCGTCTCGTGCGTGAAGCCGAAGGGCGCGCTGTACGCCTTCCCGCGCCTCGACCCCGCCGTGCACAAGATCCACGACGACGAGAAGTTCGTCCTCGACCTGCTGCTGCGGGAGAAGATCCAGGTCGTCCAGGGAACGGGCTTCAACTGGCCGCGCCCGGACCACTTCCGCATCCTGACCCTGCCGTACGCCGACGACCTCGACGCCGCCATCAGCCGCATCGGCCGCTTCCTGAGCAGCTACCGCCAGTGA